One genomic region from Leifsonia poae encodes:
- a CDS encoding ATP-binding cassette domain-containing protein — protein sequence MESAVAEPEPATRQPVLTLRGISKGFGAVQALTGIDLDVYAGEVVAIVGDNGAGKSTLVKILAGVHPQDSGTISFDGDQVSIPSPAVSRELGIATVFQDLALCDNLDVVSNLFLGREITHGTLDEEEMEQRSWSLLRQLSARIPSVRIAVASLSGGQRQTVAIARSLIGDPRIVILDEPTAALGVAQTAEVLNLIERLRERGLGVVLISHNMADVQAVADRVLVLRLGRNNGDFRVPDVSYEEIISAITGATDNVVTRRAERTSEGKAEA from the coding sequence ATGGAATCCGCCGTCGCCGAACCCGAACCCGCGACGCGTCAACCCGTGCTCACCCTGCGTGGCATCTCGAAAGGGTTCGGCGCCGTACAAGCGCTCACCGGCATCGACCTCGACGTCTACGCCGGCGAGGTGGTCGCCATCGTCGGCGACAACGGAGCAGGGAAGTCGACACTCGTCAAGATCCTCGCCGGGGTGCACCCGCAGGACTCGGGCACGATCAGCTTCGACGGCGACCAGGTGAGCATCCCCTCGCCGGCCGTCTCCCGCGAGCTCGGCATCGCCACGGTCTTCCAAGACCTCGCCCTCTGCGACAACCTGGATGTGGTGTCGAACCTCTTCCTCGGGCGGGAGATCACCCACGGCACCCTCGACGAAGAGGAGATGGAACAGCGCTCGTGGAGCCTGCTCCGGCAGCTCTCGGCGCGCATCCCATCGGTGCGGATCGCCGTCGCCTCCCTCTCGGGCGGGCAACGCCAGACCGTCGCGATCGCGCGATCGCTGATCGGCGACCCGCGCATCGTCATCCTCGACGAGCCGACCGCCGCGCTCGGCGTCGCCCAGACCGCCGAGGTGCTCAACCTCATCGAACGGCTGCGCGAGCGCGGCCTCGGCGTCGTCTTGATCAGCCACAACATGGCCGATGTCCAGGCCGTCGCCGACCGCGTGCTCGTGCTGCGACTCGGCCGCAACAACGGCGACTTCCGCGTGCCGGACGTCAGCTACGAAGAGATCATCTCGGCCATCACCGGCGCCACCGACAATGTGGTCACCCGCCGGGCCGAACGTACGAGTGAAGGAAAGGCCGAGGCATGA
- a CDS encoding ABC transporter substrate-binding protein, with the protein MKIATTRAVIATAAILLTAGTLTACSNGSGSSGSTSSSNASKAKIGLLLPDSVTARYEAADKPFFTAKVASLCPDCTVLYANADGDASKQQQQAESMITSGVKVLVLDPFDGEAAASIVNEAKLKKIPVISYDRLIDSPDDSYYISFDNEKVGELQATALVDKLKKDNVPAGSGILMVNGSPTDNNATLFKKGAHSVIDSSGYKVLAEYDTPGWDPAQAQNWVSGQITKFGSQIKAVYAANDGTGGGAIAALKAANVNPVPPVTGQDAELAGIQRILAGDQYMTVYKAIQPEAEKAAQLAIDLANGKSPKGDTTVNTAKGAAIQSFLLQPVAVTTDNIETTVVKDKFYGADSVSQICTAAYQAACTKYGIK; encoded by the coding sequence ATGAAGATCGCCACCACGAGAGCCGTCATCGCGACGGCCGCGATCCTGCTCACAGCCGGAACACTCACAGCCTGTTCCAACGGATCGGGAAGCTCCGGAAGCACATCGTCGAGCAATGCGAGCAAGGCCAAGATCGGACTGCTCCTTCCCGACTCCGTCACCGCCCGGTACGAGGCGGCGGACAAGCCGTTCTTCACGGCGAAGGTCGCCTCGCTCTGCCCCGACTGCACGGTGCTGTACGCGAACGCCGACGGCGACGCCAGCAAACAGCAGCAGCAGGCGGAATCGATGATCACCTCGGGCGTGAAAGTCCTCGTGCTCGACCCGTTCGACGGCGAAGCGGCCGCCTCGATCGTCAACGAGGCCAAGCTCAAGAAGATCCCCGTGATCTCCTACGACCGCCTCATCGACAGCCCGGACGACAGCTACTACATCTCGTTCGACAACGAGAAGGTCGGCGAACTTCAGGCCACCGCCCTCGTCGACAAGCTGAAGAAGGACAATGTGCCCGCCGGCAGCGGCATCCTGATGGTCAACGGCTCGCCCACCGACAACAATGCGACGCTGTTCAAGAAGGGTGCCCACTCGGTCATCGACTCGAGCGGCTACAAGGTCCTCGCCGAGTACGACACACCAGGATGGGACCCGGCACAGGCACAGAACTGGGTCTCCGGCCAGATCACCAAGTTCGGCAGCCAGATCAAGGCGGTCTACGCCGCCAATGACGGAACCGGCGGCGGCGCCATCGCCGCGCTGAAAGCCGCGAACGTCAACCCGGTCCCCCCGGTGACCGGACAGGACGCCGAACTCGCGGGCATCCAGCGCATCCTCGCGGGCGACCAGTACATGACGGTCTACAAGGCCATCCAGCCCGAAGCGGAGAAGGCGGCCCAACTGGCCATCGACCTCGCGAACGGCAAGAGCCCCAAGGGTGACACCACGGTCAACACGGCCAAGGGGGCGGCGATCCAGTCCTTCCTTCTGCAGCCGGTCGCTGTGACCACCGACAACATCGAGACCACCGTCGTCAAAGACAAGTTCTACGGAGCCGACAGCGTCTCGCAGATCTGCACCGCCGCTTACCAGGCGGCCTGCACCAAGTACGGAATCAAGTAG
- a CDS encoding ROK family transcriptional regulator, whose translation MATQRRTPGSQTSLREANRARIVDAIKKHGGLTQVELAGATGLSPATVSNIVKELSTSGVLHTTQSIRSGRRAQQVTLAHRLGLVVGVHFSTRHMRIALADVANTVVAENHMPLAKDHRADNELDKVSLLLNDMLDSVDATREEVLALGIALPAPLDRASGTIARSGIMRGWDGVAVAEVMERRVKRPVFVDNAANLSALAESRLGAARGKRNTLTLDIGDGIGAGLLLNGQLYRGNNGVAGEFGHTTIRENGPLCRCGNRGCLEAIAGGPAILDELRDHLGSLKLGDVVVRAMAGDARCIRAIADAGKHIGIATANLCNLLDPERIVVGGELARAGELLLGPMRHAVERSIIVNEDLMPDIVQGQLGNRAATLGAVAYAIDCVSIATDDLAL comes from the coding sequence GTGGCAACCCAGAGACGCACCCCCGGCTCTCAGACTTCACTTCGTGAAGCCAACCGAGCTCGAATCGTCGATGCCATCAAGAAGCACGGAGGGCTCACGCAGGTCGAGCTCGCGGGGGCGACCGGCCTCTCGCCGGCCACCGTCTCCAACATCGTCAAGGAGCTCTCGACGTCGGGGGTGCTGCACACCACGCAGAGCATCCGGAGCGGCCGTCGAGCGCAACAGGTCACGCTCGCCCACCGCCTCGGGCTCGTGGTGGGCGTGCATTTCTCGACCCGCCACATGCGCATCGCGCTGGCAGACGTCGCCAACACAGTGGTGGCCGAGAACCACATGCCGCTGGCCAAAGACCACCGCGCCGACAACGAGCTCGACAAGGTCTCGCTGCTGCTGAACGACATGCTCGACTCGGTCGACGCCACGCGCGAGGAAGTGCTCGCGCTCGGCATCGCGCTCCCCGCGCCGCTGGACCGGGCGTCGGGGACGATCGCCCGCAGCGGCATCATGCGCGGCTGGGACGGCGTCGCCGTCGCCGAGGTCATGGAGCGTCGCGTCAAACGCCCGGTCTTCGTCGACAATGCCGCGAATCTCTCGGCACTGGCAGAATCCCGGCTGGGTGCCGCGCGCGGGAAGCGCAACACGCTGACTCTCGATATCGGCGACGGCATCGGCGCCGGACTGCTCCTCAACGGTCAGCTCTATCGCGGGAACAACGGGGTCGCCGGCGAGTTCGGGCATACGACGATCCGCGAGAACGGCCCGCTCTGCCGCTGCGGCAATCGCGGCTGCCTCGAGGCCATCGCCGGCGGCCCCGCCATCCTCGACGAGTTGCGCGACCATCTCGGCAGCCTCAAGTTGGGCGACGTGGTCGTCCGGGCGATGGCTGGGGATGCACGCTGCATCCGGGCCATCGCCGACGCCGGCAAGCACATCGGGATCGCCACCGCCAATCTGTGCAATCTGCTCGATCCCGAGCGCATCGTGGTCGGCGGAGAGCTGGCACGGGCCGGCGAACTGCTGCTCGGCCCCATGCGGCACGCGGTCGAACGCTCGATCATCGTGAACGAAGACCTGATGCCCGACATCGTGCAGGGCCAGCTCGGCAACCGGGCGGCGACGCTCGGCGCGGTCGCCTACGCGATCGACTGCGTGAGCATCGCCACCGACGACCTCGCGCTCTGA
- a CDS encoding DUF1304 domain-containing protein yields the protein MAIIGSILIAAAAVVHLMIFAMESVLWSSPTVWRRFGIATQRDADTVRPMAYNQGFYNLFLAGGAAVGLVLYWTTLRHVGFGLVFFSATCMVLAAVVLLTTGRLYLRAALVQGVLPLAGLVLLSLG from the coding sequence ATGGCCATCATCGGATCGATTCTGATCGCGGCGGCGGCCGTCGTGCATCTGATGATCTTCGCGATGGAGAGCGTTCTCTGGTCATCGCCGACGGTATGGCGCCGCTTCGGCATCGCCACCCAGCGGGATGCGGACACCGTGCGCCCGATGGCCTACAACCAGGGCTTCTACAACCTGTTCCTCGCCGGCGGCGCGGCCGTCGGGCTCGTGCTCTACTGGACGACGCTGCGGCACGTCGGCTTCGGTCTGGTGTTCTTCAGCGCCACCTGCATGGTGCTCGCCGCCGTCGTGCTGCTCACCACCGGTCGCCTGTATCTGCGCGCCGCCCTCGTGCAGGGCGTGCTTCCACTCGCGGGGCTCGTGCTGCTCTCGCTCGGCTGA
- a CDS encoding FAD-dependent oxidoreductase, whose protein sequence is MEALDTSCVIVGGGPAGMMLGLILARAGLDVVVLEKHADFFRDFRGDTIHPSTVTLLGELGLRERFLALPHTSIRTLDVVVNGSRLHPIDFGRLGAPDDFLVLAPQWDFLSFLGSEAAVNPGFHLLMETEASDVIVEDHAIRGVVVRGPDGVREVRAPLTVAADGRDSRIRTAAGLLPRRFGVGIDVLWFHLPKPAVAPPSTLAYVDEGAMVVTIDRGDYYQTGLIIPKGGFDALKASGLEAFRQLLATTAPVLAPVAGSITDWEAVKLLSVQINRLERWYRSGLLAIGDAAHAMSPAFGVGVNYAVQDAVAAANALAAPLRAGAVDLRVLDAVQRRRLPPVARMQSLQIAAHARIARPGGTTLLPDPLPAPARWGLDAAMPLVQRLTARVIGRGFLPESLAPELREPGSGLRRGASARSR, encoded by the coding sequence ATGGAAGCTCTCGACACCTCCTGTGTGATCGTCGGCGGTGGTCCCGCCGGCATGATGCTCGGTCTGATCCTCGCCCGCGCGGGTCTCGACGTCGTCGTGCTGGAGAAGCACGCCGACTTCTTCCGCGACTTCCGCGGTGACACCATCCACCCGTCCACCGTCACTCTGCTCGGCGAGCTGGGGTTGCGCGAGCGGTTCCTCGCGCTGCCGCACACGAGCATCCGCACGCTCGACGTCGTGGTGAACGGTTCTCGGCTGCATCCGATCGATTTCGGCCGTCTCGGCGCTCCGGACGACTTCCTCGTGCTCGCGCCGCAATGGGATTTCCTGTCGTTCCTCGGGAGCGAGGCGGCGGTCAACCCGGGCTTCCACCTGCTGATGGAGACCGAAGCGAGCGACGTGATCGTAGAGGACCATGCCATCCGCGGTGTCGTCGTCCGCGGTCCGGACGGCGTGCGGGAGGTGAGGGCCCCTCTCACGGTCGCTGCCGACGGCCGTGACTCCCGCATCCGCACTGCCGCCGGGCTGCTCCCGCGTCGCTTCGGGGTCGGTATCGACGTGCTCTGGTTCCACCTGCCCAAGCCCGCTGTCGCTCCGCCGAGCACCCTCGCCTACGTGGATGAGGGCGCAATGGTCGTCACCATCGACCGCGGCGACTACTACCAGACCGGGCTCATCATCCCGAAAGGCGGCTTCGACGCTCTCAAGGCCAGCGGGCTGGAGGCGTTCCGGCAGCTACTCGCGACGACGGCCCCGGTGCTCGCTCCCGTGGCCGGAAGCATCACCGATTGGGAGGCGGTGAAACTGCTCTCCGTTCAGATCAACCGCCTGGAACGCTGGTACCGCAGCGGCCTGCTCGCCATCGGCGACGCCGCGCACGCCATGTCGCCGGCGTTCGGCGTCGGGGTGAACTACGCCGTGCAAGATGCGGTGGCTGCGGCGAATGCGCTCGCCGCCCCGCTGCGGGCGGGCGCCGTCGACCTGCGGGTGCTCGACGCCGTGCAGCGGCGTCGTCTGCCACCGGTCGCGCGGATGCAGTCCCTGCAGATCGCCGCCCACGCGCGCATCGCTCGCCCCGGGGGCACGACACTGCTGCCGGACCCGTTGCCCGCCCCGGCCCGCTGGGGGCTGGATGCGGCCATGCCGCTGGTGCAGAGACTGACCGCGCGGGTGATCGGCCGCGGGTTCCTGCCGGAGTCGCTGGCGCCCGAACT